In a single window of the Mustela nigripes isolate SB6536 chromosome 17, MUSNIG.SB6536, whole genome shotgun sequence genome:
- the ZSCAN18 gene encoding zinc finger and SCAN domain-containing protein 18 isoform X1, translating to MARGRDALRRAFVERIVTVPPLCFAQLRSEVWILAEIPERPAILSVLCSCSYVNSPSTTPGLSLARHISQCGFEKMLPLEKAFATPRGSLIPPELPLLGSAAEDQEEDPKTVLGRDLEFSRQHFRNFIYQEAAGPHQAMTELFELCRQWLQPEVHSKEQMLELLVLEQFLSVLPDNVRPLVVAQCPESCKKAASLVKDLTKALEEPGGPARASEDLEPSETQASPDNSCPSPDPVLLEQGNIGNKKTEEAKPAKVEPKKLTFPEVPLYLGEWGHLDPAEENLKTFRKLLLWGFQLAQPDDTCRLETEELRLVETEPPEGSFSGGRRWQEGRENMCETLMERITREILVCPLTGAAPEEEQQLQKALDPQEGEPSPVTMAHRRSVIREPAQDRGTAGESPAVPVMPATTRQGLGRKRPCPKDVGGQGPECVSRVSSHLPCHVREPGAASHSAGSLARPDQDGSPAVCPAAEEPGLSRGKPYACSECGETFAWISHFIDHLRSHSGRKLYACPGCWKTFHFSLALAEHQKTHEKEKLYALGRALGPHPAACGAHDSGRLSGRMGFVAGDVFPVHSEAQR from the exons ATGGCCCGCGGCCGGGATGCTCTACGGCGTGCTTTTGTCGAGCGGATCGTAACGGTCCCGCCACTGTGCTTCGCGCAGCTGCGTTCGGAG GTCTGGATTCTGGCTGAGATCCCAGAGCGTCCTGCTATTCTCTCTGTCCTTTGCAGCTGCAGTTACGTGAATTCGCCCTCCACAACCCCTGGCCTGTCCCTGGCTCGTCACATTTCCCAGTGCGGGTTTGAAAAGATGTTGCCTTTGGAGAAGGCATTTGCCACCCCTCGGGGCTCCCTAATTCCCCCAGAACTGCCTCTGCTAGGATCAGCAGCTGAGGACCAGGAGGAGGACCCCAAGACTGTCCTCGGGAGGGACCTTGAGTTCTCCCGCCAGCATTTCCGGAACTTCATCTACCAGGAAGCGGCTGGACCCCACCAGGCCATGACCGAGCTCTTTGAGCTGTGCCGCCAGTGGCTGCAGCCCGAGGTGCATTCAAAGGAGCAGATGCTGGAGCTGCTGGTGCTGGAGCAGTTCCTGAGCGTCCTGCCTGACAATGTCCGGCCCCTGGTGGTGGCACAGTGTCCTGAGAGCTGCAAGAAGGCAGCCTCCCTGGTGAAGGACCTTACCAAGGCCCTGGAAGAGCCAG GTGGGCCTGCGAGGGCCAGTGAAGACCTGGAGCCCAGCGagacccaggcatcccctgacaACT cctgTCCCTCTCCAGACCCTGTGCTTCTGGAACAGGGGAACATCGGCAACAAGAAGACTGAAGAGGCCAAGCCTGCAAAGGTCGAGCCGAAG AAGTTGACATTTCCGGAGGTGCCTCTGTACCTAGGGGAGTGGGGCCACCTGGACCCGGCGGAGGAGAACCTGAAGACCTTCCGGAAGCTGCTCCTGTGGG GGTTTCAGCTGGCCCAGCCTGATGATACCTGCAGGCTGGAGACGGAGGAGCTCCGGTTAGTTGAAACGGAACCACCGGAAGGCAGCTTCTCAG GCGGCAGGAGGTGGCAGGAAGGTAGAGAGAACATGTGTGAGACGCTGATGGAGAGGATCACGAGGGAAATTCTCGTTTGCCCCCTAACGGGAGCCGCCCCAGAGGAGGAGCAGCAGCTGCAGAAGGCTCTGGATCCTCAGGAGGGGGAACCAAGCCCTGTCACCATGGCCCACAGGCGGTCAGTCATCCGGGAGCCAGCCCAGGACAGGGGCACAGCCGGGGAGAGTCCCGCGGTGCCTGTGATGCCAGCCACCACGCGCCAAGGCCTTGGGAGAAAGAGGCCCTGCCCGAAGGATGTGGGTGGGCAGGGCCCTGAGTGTGTCTCCCGTGTGAGCAGCCACCTGCCGTGCCACGTGAGAGAGCCTGGTGCAGCCAGCCACAGCGCAGGGTCCCTGGCTAGGCCGGACCAGGATGGTTCTCCGGCAGTTTGCCCTGCTGCTGAGGAGCCTGGGCTGTCCCGCGGGAAGCCCTATGCGTGCAGCGAGTGTGGGGAAACCTTTGCATGGATCTCACACTTTATCGATCATCTTAGAAGCCACAGTGGCAGGAAGCTGTACGCATGCCCGGGCTGCTGGAAGACCTTCCACTTCAGCCTAGCCCTGGCCGAGCACCAGAAGACCCATGAGAAGGAGAAATTATACGCATTGGGGAGGGCCCTGGGACCCCACCCTGCAGCCTGTGGAGCCCATGACAGCGGGAGGCTCAGTGGGCGCATGGGGTTTGTGGCAGGCGATGTTTTCCCTGTGCACTCGGAGGCACAGAGATGA
- the ZSCAN18 gene encoding zinc finger and SCAN domain-containing protein 18 isoform X3 gives MLPLEKAFATPRGSLIPPELPLLGSAAEDQEEDPKTVLGRDLEFSRQHFRNFIYQEAAGPHQAMTELFELCRQWLQPEVHSKEQMLELLVLEQFLSVLPDNVRPLVVAQCPESCKKAASLVKDLTKALEEPGGPARASEDLEPSETQASPDNSCPSPDPVLLEQGNIGNKKTEEAKPAKVEPKKLTFPEVPLYLGEWGHLDPAEENLKTFRKLLLWGFQLAQPDDTCRLETEELRLVETEPPEGSFSGGRRWQEGRENMCETLMERITREILVCPLTGAAPEEEQQLQKALDPQEGEPSPVTMAHRRSVIREPAQDRGTAGESPAVPVMPATTRQGLGRKRPCPKDVGGQGPECVSRVSSHLPCHVREPGAASHSAGSLARPDQDGSPAVCPAAEEPGLSRGKPYACSECGETFAWISHFIDHLRSHSGRKLYACPGCWKTFHFSLALAEHQKTHEKEKLYALGRALGPHPAACGAHDSGRLSGRMGFVAGDVFPVHSEAQR, from the exons ATGTTGCCTTTGGAGAAGGCATTTGCCACCCCTCGGGGCTCCCTAATTCCCCCAGAACTGCCTCTGCTAGGATCAGCAGCTGAGGACCAGGAGGAGGACCCCAAGACTGTCCTCGGGAGGGACCTTGAGTTCTCCCGCCAGCATTTCCGGAACTTCATCTACCAGGAAGCGGCTGGACCCCACCAGGCCATGACCGAGCTCTTTGAGCTGTGCCGCCAGTGGCTGCAGCCCGAGGTGCATTCAAAGGAGCAGATGCTGGAGCTGCTGGTGCTGGAGCAGTTCCTGAGCGTCCTGCCTGACAATGTCCGGCCCCTGGTGGTGGCACAGTGTCCTGAGAGCTGCAAGAAGGCAGCCTCCCTGGTGAAGGACCTTACCAAGGCCCTGGAAGAGCCAG GTGGGCCTGCGAGGGCCAGTGAAGACCTGGAGCCCAGCGagacccaggcatcccctgacaACT cctgTCCCTCTCCAGACCCTGTGCTTCTGGAACAGGGGAACATCGGCAACAAGAAGACTGAAGAGGCCAAGCCTGCAAAGGTCGAGCCGAAG AAGTTGACATTTCCGGAGGTGCCTCTGTACCTAGGGGAGTGGGGCCACCTGGACCCGGCGGAGGAGAACCTGAAGACCTTCCGGAAGCTGCTCCTGTGGG GGTTTCAGCTGGCCCAGCCTGATGATACCTGCAGGCTGGAGACGGAGGAGCTCCGGTTAGTTGAAACGGAACCACCGGAAGGCAGCTTCTCAG GCGGCAGGAGGTGGCAGGAAGGTAGAGAGAACATGTGTGAGACGCTGATGGAGAGGATCACGAGGGAAATTCTCGTTTGCCCCCTAACGGGAGCCGCCCCAGAGGAGGAGCAGCAGCTGCAGAAGGCTCTGGATCCTCAGGAGGGGGAACCAAGCCCTGTCACCATGGCCCACAGGCGGTCAGTCATCCGGGAGCCAGCCCAGGACAGGGGCACAGCCGGGGAGAGTCCCGCGGTGCCTGTGATGCCAGCCACCACGCGCCAAGGCCTTGGGAGAAAGAGGCCCTGCCCGAAGGATGTGGGTGGGCAGGGCCCTGAGTGTGTCTCCCGTGTGAGCAGCCACCTGCCGTGCCACGTGAGAGAGCCTGGTGCAGCCAGCCACAGCGCAGGGTCCCTGGCTAGGCCGGACCAGGATGGTTCTCCGGCAGTTTGCCCTGCTGCTGAGGAGCCTGGGCTGTCCCGCGGGAAGCCCTATGCGTGCAGCGAGTGTGGGGAAACCTTTGCATGGATCTCACACTTTATCGATCATCTTAGAAGCCACAGTGGCAGGAAGCTGTACGCATGCCCGGGCTGCTGGAAGACCTTCCACTTCAGCCTAGCCCTGGCCGAGCACCAGAAGACCCATGAGAAGGAGAAATTATACGCATTGGGGAGGGCCCTGGGACCCCACCCTGCAGCCTGTGGAGCCCATGACAGCGGGAGGCTCAGTGGGCGCATGGGGTTTGTGGCAGGCGATGTTTTCCCTGTGCACTCGGAGGCACAGAGATGA
- the ZSCAN18 gene encoding zinc finger and SCAN domain-containing protein 18 isoform X2, whose product MHFLVSSSCSYVNSPSTTPGLSLARHISQCGFEKMLPLEKAFATPRGSLIPPELPLLGSAAEDQEEDPKTVLGRDLEFSRQHFRNFIYQEAAGPHQAMTELFELCRQWLQPEVHSKEQMLELLVLEQFLSVLPDNVRPLVVAQCPESCKKAASLVKDLTKALEEPGGPARASEDLEPSETQASPDNSCPSPDPVLLEQGNIGNKKTEEAKPAKVEPKKLTFPEVPLYLGEWGHLDPAEENLKTFRKLLLWGFQLAQPDDTCRLETEELRLVETEPPEGSFSGGRRWQEGRENMCETLMERITREILVCPLTGAAPEEEQQLQKALDPQEGEPSPVTMAHRRSVIREPAQDRGTAGESPAVPVMPATTRQGLGRKRPCPKDVGGQGPECVSRVSSHLPCHVREPGAASHSAGSLARPDQDGSPAVCPAAEEPGLSRGKPYACSECGETFAWISHFIDHLRSHSGRKLYACPGCWKTFHFSLALAEHQKTHEKEKLYALGRALGPHPAACGAHDSGRLSGRMGFVAGDVFPVHSEAQR is encoded by the exons ATGCACTTTCTAGTGAGTTCAAG CTGCAGTTACGTGAATTCGCCCTCCACAACCCCTGGCCTGTCCCTGGCTCGTCACATTTCCCAGTGCGGGTTTGAAAAGATGTTGCCTTTGGAGAAGGCATTTGCCACCCCTCGGGGCTCCCTAATTCCCCCAGAACTGCCTCTGCTAGGATCAGCAGCTGAGGACCAGGAGGAGGACCCCAAGACTGTCCTCGGGAGGGACCTTGAGTTCTCCCGCCAGCATTTCCGGAACTTCATCTACCAGGAAGCGGCTGGACCCCACCAGGCCATGACCGAGCTCTTTGAGCTGTGCCGCCAGTGGCTGCAGCCCGAGGTGCATTCAAAGGAGCAGATGCTGGAGCTGCTGGTGCTGGAGCAGTTCCTGAGCGTCCTGCCTGACAATGTCCGGCCCCTGGTGGTGGCACAGTGTCCTGAGAGCTGCAAGAAGGCAGCCTCCCTGGTGAAGGACCTTACCAAGGCCCTGGAAGAGCCAG GTGGGCCTGCGAGGGCCAGTGAAGACCTGGAGCCCAGCGagacccaggcatcccctgacaACT cctgTCCCTCTCCAGACCCTGTGCTTCTGGAACAGGGGAACATCGGCAACAAGAAGACTGAAGAGGCCAAGCCTGCAAAGGTCGAGCCGAAG AAGTTGACATTTCCGGAGGTGCCTCTGTACCTAGGGGAGTGGGGCCACCTGGACCCGGCGGAGGAGAACCTGAAGACCTTCCGGAAGCTGCTCCTGTGGG GGTTTCAGCTGGCCCAGCCTGATGATACCTGCAGGCTGGAGACGGAGGAGCTCCGGTTAGTTGAAACGGAACCACCGGAAGGCAGCTTCTCAG GCGGCAGGAGGTGGCAGGAAGGTAGAGAGAACATGTGTGAGACGCTGATGGAGAGGATCACGAGGGAAATTCTCGTTTGCCCCCTAACGGGAGCCGCCCCAGAGGAGGAGCAGCAGCTGCAGAAGGCTCTGGATCCTCAGGAGGGGGAACCAAGCCCTGTCACCATGGCCCACAGGCGGTCAGTCATCCGGGAGCCAGCCCAGGACAGGGGCACAGCCGGGGAGAGTCCCGCGGTGCCTGTGATGCCAGCCACCACGCGCCAAGGCCTTGGGAGAAAGAGGCCCTGCCCGAAGGATGTGGGTGGGCAGGGCCCTGAGTGTGTCTCCCGTGTGAGCAGCCACCTGCCGTGCCACGTGAGAGAGCCTGGTGCAGCCAGCCACAGCGCAGGGTCCCTGGCTAGGCCGGACCAGGATGGTTCTCCGGCAGTTTGCCCTGCTGCTGAGGAGCCTGGGCTGTCCCGCGGGAAGCCCTATGCGTGCAGCGAGTGTGGGGAAACCTTTGCATGGATCTCACACTTTATCGATCATCTTAGAAGCCACAGTGGCAGGAAGCTGTACGCATGCCCGGGCTGCTGGAAGACCTTCCACTTCAGCCTAGCCCTGGCCGAGCACCAGAAGACCCATGAGAAGGAGAAATTATACGCATTGGGGAGGGCCCTGGGACCCCACCCTGCAGCCTGTGGAGCCCATGACAGCGGGAGGCTCAGTGGGCGCATGGGGTTTGTGGCAGGCGATGTTTTCCCTGTGCACTCGGAGGCACAGAGATGA
- the ZNF329 gene encoding LOW QUALITY PROTEIN: zinc finger protein 329 (The sequence of the model RefSeq protein was modified relative to this genomic sequence to represent the inferred CDS: inserted 2 bases in 1 codon) has translation MRLKMTXNISEEEPTCDVEMEGFTREGPHLSILGDNWDCKNREGYLRQSALTQEKPEAQEAICQYSGLGEHLSASSDLLPSKRVPTNGFHICDSDVKSLDCDPALQSCQKNYVAKRNSDSDTCGKAFNHSVEVFQLGRDQTREKPYKYPESGKSFNHFTPLGEEKIVKRGKKLYEGKDFGDIFTLNSSLNENRRNHLGEKLYKCTECGKCFKRNSSLVLHHRTHTGEKPYTCNECGKSFSKNYNLIVHQRIHTGEKPYKCNKCGKAFSDGSALTQHQRIHTGEKPYECLECGKTFNRNSSLILHQRTHTGEKPYRCNECGKPFTDISHLTVHLRIHTGEKPYECSKCGKAFRDGSYLTQHERTHTGEKPFECVECGKSFNRNSHLIVHQKIHSGEKPYECKECGKTFIESAYLIRHQRIHTGEKPYGCNQCQKLFRNIAGLIRHQRTHTGEKPYECNQCGKAFRDSSCLTKHQRIHTKETPYQCPECGKSFKQNSHLAVHQRLHSREGSSQCPQCGKTFRRSSSLIRHQRTHSGEQPMEI, from the exons ATGAGATTGAAAATGAC GAATATTTCTGAGGAAGAACCAACCTGTGACGTGGAAATGGAAGGATTTACAAGAGAGGGTCCCCATCTTTCCATTCTAGGTGATAATTGGGACTGTAAGAACCGGGAGGGTTATTTGAGGCAATCAGCTTTAACTCAGGAGAAACCAGAGGCTCAGGAAGCAATCTGTCAATATTCTGGACTTGGAGAGCATTTGAGTGCAAGCTCAGACCTTCTGCCATCTAAGAGAGTACCTACAAATGGTTTTCATATATGTGATTCAGATGTTAAAAGTTTGGATTGTGACCCAGCTTTACAGAGTTGTCAGAAAAATTATGTAGCTAAGCGAAATAGTGACAGTGACACATGTGGAAAAGCCTTCAACCACTCTGTGGAAGTTTTTCAACTTGGAAGAGATCAAACGAGAGAGAAACCTTATAAATACCCTGAAAGTGGTAAATCTTTCAACCATTTTACCCCTCTTGGTGaagaaaaaatagtgaaaagagggaagaaactgTATGAAGGTAAGGACTTTGGGGACATCTTTACGCTGAATTCATCTCTTAATGAAAACAGGAGGAATCACCTTGGAGAGAAACTGTATAAATGCACTGAATGTGGCAAATGCTTCAAACGGAACTCTTCTCTTGTTCTGCATCACCgaactcacactggagagaaaccttatacCTGTAATGAATGTGGAAAATCATTTTCCAAGAACTATAACTTGATTGTGCATCAAAGAATCCATACAGGAGAGAAGCCCTATAAATGCAAtaaatgtgggaaagccttcagtgaTGGGTCAGCTCTCACACAAcaccagagaattcacactggtgagaaaccttatgaatgtctagaatgtgggaaaaccttcaACCGAAATTCGTCTCTGATTTTGCATCAAAGGACTCAtacaggagaaaaaccatataGGTGTAATGAGTGTGGAAAACCTTTCACCGACATCTCCCATCTCACTGTGCATCTCAGAATCCACACTGGGGAAAAGCCCTATGAATGTAGCAAATGTGGAAAGGCTTTCCGGGATGGCTCATACCTTACCCAGCATGAGAGgactcacactggagagaaaccctttGAATGTGTGGAGTGCGGGAAGTCCTTCAACCGAAACTCTCACCTCATTGTACATCAAAAAATCCACTCTggggagaaaccctatgaatgtaaagaGTGTGGGAAAACATTCATTGAGAGTGCTTACCTCATTCGGCACCAGAGGATTCATACTGGTGAGAAGCCCTATGGCTGTAACCAGTGTCAGAAACTTTTCAGAAACATTGCTGGCCTCATCCGGCACCAGAGGACTCATACTGGTGAGAAGCCCTATGAGTGTAATCAGTGTGGCAAAGCTTTCAGGGATAGCTCCTGTCTGACCAAGCACCAGAGAATTCACACAAAGGAGACCCCATACCAGTGTCCTGAATGTGGAAAGTCCTTCAAGCAGAACTCTCACCTTGCAGTACATCAGAGACTCCACAGCAGAGAGGGTTCCAGCCAGTGTCCTCAGTGTGGGAAGACATTCAGAAGGAGCTCTTCCCTCATCCGACATCAAAGAACACACTCTGGAGAACAACCCATGGAAATATGA